GCGGTGCGGTAGAGTTGATATTCCCTCATCATGAGGCCGAGATAGCTCAAGCAGAGTCTTTTACGGGTATAAAGCCCTTCGTTAATTTCTGGATTCACGTAGGTCTGCTTACAGTAGGTGGTGAGAAAATGAGTAAGTCTTTAGGTAATTACGTTACTATAAGAGAAGCTGTCAGTAAGTACGGCGCTAACGCTCTAAGATTATATCTGCTGCAAACTCATTACAGGTCACCTATAGACTTCACGTGGGACGCGCTTGAGAGCGCTTACAAGACTTTCTCCAGGATTGAAGTAGCTCACTCAAGATTAGAGCAACTAGAAATTAGGAGAGACAGCAAAGTTAGTGATGACGAAATAGAGTTAAGAAAGAAAGCTGAGAAGACTAGAGAAAAGTTTGATACATCCATGAATAACGACCTCAACACTGCTGAGGCCGTAGCTAGCTACCTAGACCTAATATCGGCTATAAACGAATACACTAATAAGAGAAGCGATATTGACGCACTCACACACGAGTTAGTCATTAACACACTAGAATACATGAACAGCGTCCTAGGCTTCGTGGTGAGACCGAGTAAGACTGGAGAATTAGTTGAGAATTTGATTAAGTTGTTAGTTGATGTCAGGTCTGAACTCAGGAAGAGGAAAATGTGGGAGTTGTCAGATAAGATAAGAGAAGATTTGAGAGGACTAGGTATAGAACTCCAAGACACACCGTCAGGCACTAAGTGGGTTGTCAGGGTAGGGAAGTAAGCATGGACGTAGTTAAATTAACTAAGGAGCTCGTAAAGATAAAGAGCTTACCGGGAAGTGAAGGAGACTTAGCAAACATAGTTAAAGAGTTTTTAGGTTATGCAGGAGTTGATAAAGTATTTATAGATAGTGTGGGAAATGTGATTGCACCGGTAAAGGGTAGTGGTTTGGGGACTGTCGTCTTAGAAGGACACCTAGATACTGTGGATGCCGGTGATTTGAGGCAGTGGGTTGTTGAGCCTTTTTCTGGCGCTGAGATTGAGGGGAGAGTATACGGGAGAGGAGCTGTTGACATGAAGGGCGCGATCGCTTCTCAAGTGAAAGCGCTTGAGGATTTGAAGACTTTAGAAAGTGATCTTTACGTGATATACACGATACATGAAGAAATAATTGAGGGTGTCGCGTTAAGACACGCTCTAAGAGACTCACTGAGAATACGTCCTGACGTGATAGTGACTGGAGAAGCTACTTCTCTTAAGTTAGGTTTAGGACATAGGGGCAGGGCCGTAATAGACATCGAAGTTTCTGGAGTTTCAGCTCACGCGTCAATGCCTAGTGAAGGTATTAACTCTCTTGAAGGCGCCGCCCTAACTATCTTGAAGGTGGTTGAGATGTCTAGTAACTTACCCACTCACGAACTACTTGGTAGCGAATCAGCTACGACTACCCTCATCGACTGTCAGCCTAAAATA
The Zestosphaera sp. DNA segment above includes these coding regions:
- a CDS encoding M20/M25/M40 family metallo-hydrolase; translation: MDVVKLTKELVKIKSLPGSEGDLANIVKEFLGYAGVDKVFIDSVGNVIAPVKGSGLGTVVLEGHLDTVDAGDLRQWVVEPFSGAEIEGRVYGRGAVDMKGAIASQVKALEDLKTLESDLYVIYTIHEEIIEGVALRHALRDSLRIRPDVIVTGEATSLKLGLGHRGRAVIDIEVSGVSAHASMPSEGINSLEGAALTILKVVEMSSNLPTHELLGSESATTTLIDCQPKIQPQIPDKCLVTIDHRLLPGRSEADIIKTYEDLCNQVKNLKKTECRPSLREEEVRSWRGYLLRTKELFPGWINEDVNLIKSLIESLKKTYSSVSRHYWRFSTDLVVVNEFDSEGLGLGPGDEILAHKPNEYVEIVELRKAVDMYRVMLRELSRYLSSKIK
- the cysS gene encoding cysteine--tRNA ligase; amino-acid sequence: MFAELKIYNTRTRSLEVFKPLNSNRVFMFVCGPTVYDYSHIGHARVFVFFDVVARWLRRLGYSLFYIVNITDVDDKIVGRAVEEGVHPLDLARKYEKFFLEDMMSLNVTSPNLYARASDYLREIFEQIEKLVSENHAYVTPTGVYFDITTFSDYGKLSGRDPKELIVHRIEPDPTKKNPGDFALWRVRPKYEFGWDSPWGYGRPGWHIEDTAITIRHFGPQYDIHGGAVELIFPHHEAEIAQAESFTGIKPFVNFWIHVGLLTVGGEKMSKSLGNYVTIREAVSKYGANALRLYLLQTHYRSPIDFTWDALESAYKTFSRIEVAHSRLEQLEIRRDSKVSDDEIELRKKAEKTREKFDTSMNNDLNTAEAVASYLDLISAINEYTNKRSDIDALTHELVINTLEYMNSVLGFVVRPSKTGELVENLIKLLVDVRSELRKRKMWELSDKIREDLRGLGIELQDTPSGTKWVVRVGK